Sequence from the Candidatus Tanganyikabacteria bacterium genome:
GCTCCAGCGCCATCCCGCAGATGGGGCAGGTGCCAGGCCCCACCTGCCTTATCTGGGGGTGCATCGGGCAGGTGTAGATCGCGCCCTCGTGCGCCCGGCCCGCCGGCGACTCCCGCGCTTCGCGCATTGCCCCCCTCGCTCTCGGCCCCGCCGGGAAGTCTACCGCTTCGCGCTCAATTCGGCATGTTCCACAGGCCGCCGGCGTTGACGGCCGACTCGTAGCCCGCGCCGCGGAGGATTCCCGCCGCGGCGCCGCTCCGGGCGCCCGATGCGCAGTACAGCACCACGGGCCGGTCGCGGGGGATCTCGGCCAGGCGCGCCGGCAGGTCGCTCAGCGGGATGTTGATCGCCCCCGGATAGGCGCGCTGCCGGAACTCCGCGGGCGTGCGGACGTCCACGACCGTCGCGCCGGCCGCCAGCAGGGCCTCGACCTCCTTGGCGGGCATCCGTCCCCCTTTCAGCCGCGACCAGACGAACAGGGCGGCCAGCAGGAGGCCGACCCCGAGCCAGAACCCGGTCATGCCGCCACCTCCGTGCCGCGGTCGATCGCGAGCCCGCCCGCCAGCTCCAGCGTCACCAGGCCACCGGTGACGTGCG
This genomic interval carries:
- a CDS encoding rhodanese-like domain-containing protein; protein product: MPAKEVEALLAAGATVVDVRTPAEFRQRAYPGAINIPLSDLPARLAEIPRDRPVVLYCASGARSGAAAGILRGAGYESAVNAGGLWNMPN